The genomic DNA acctcttttgaattgtcaactgcctatattttatcagagcctctttatgatgcatatgctgagctttatttgtatttgcgcagcgtaattatatatattttttatcttggtagacgaccgaatttctgctacttttttttttagctcgactctgctgttagctgtgaagttatctccagagatatattgacggattaactgttgatgagtcgctacctctttttaattttaacgtctttatattatatcagaagccctttgtggtgcatacatttatctgtatttgtgaatattggcagatgaccgactttcaggcattgccttgtgcttgttagctcttctttgaaagctacctagctacatcgctacctctttttaattgtcaagactacgtcctttatatgaaaccctttataatgcataaacttatacttgtaagtatttaacaaatatgtttattaatatctatcgtatctatctgtctgccagtatcccgagagcagtcactgaagacacgaagaccctcattgtttctcccattgtcaataaaacatactatttcattcatcaaagcataatgagttgttattcttgaatatatatattttgtgtatgtcttaaaatggttatagtgagtcaactcctgcctcatcagaagtggctggacactatctgctgaatggactgttgttactctgcttttcaataactcctaGACTatgggtaagtgaatcagaaaaatatagacattgtctggaaatacaatattccagctgggcaaaaattaacatcttcaatcatcttacgtttctgtgtaaaagtcgattttccatgctaacacgaatgtgaaacattccctcccaaaccccaaaagtgtctttaatatgtcaccttacggctcaaaatgtaaaactgacatttacatacatactcaaATGAATTACTAATCAAtcaagtacttggaggtgtgattttattccttttttaccgtgaaatcgccgctcagtcccatagaaggaaatgacagcgctgcctgtttggaactattcaggcttacatgaaccacgtgaccgccccgctgcgagagcatgagtgtcgcaactcttactatctctagggctctggttTAAAAGATTTTATAGTGAGTAATTGTTCCTAATATTTCCTGTAATACAGCACAACAGGTTGTCCTAATTAGTTTCCAGTAGCATTAGCATGAAAGCATGATGCATAATAAAAGTTAAGCTTTTAATAGTCTTTCTCACTCACATTGTAACTTGGTTTATTTTTCAGCTTCCATCTTTCAAACACGGAAACATCATTGTGAATGAATCCTACGGCATCTGTTTTTACCTGGAGGTGAGGGAGTCGCTCCAACAAGCAGTTTTACACTCAGCATCATGAATTGTGACAAAAGTTCAAATGTCTTTCCTGTCCTAACAACAGAGCCAGTTTAAAAACCAGGGAACCAAACTGATCCCAGATGACACCGACCAACAAGCTCTGATGTACCAGCGCATGTTTGAAGGTCCCACATTCTACGATAAAGTCGGTAAGGAATGAAAGTTTGGTGGTAGTCCTCTTGGTGACAAAATAACACTTGGATTATTGTTTTCACCTGATATTTTCCATACtatgtattttattgatttaaattaGCAGTAGAACAGTCTGTTATTTCAAAGCATCAACTTCCTGGCAGATTAAAGTATGATTTAAATCCATGACCAAAAGACCAAGAAGAAACTGGTTATTTATTAAATCCTTAATACCATAACTTAGGAACAGAAGTGGAGATTGTGACTGTATTTTACATTTGGAAAGATACTGAACTGGTGACACTAATTTTGATGGGTTTTATGGGTTGACGCCCACCTCTGAAATTACTTTGGTCTGCGCTGcttacaatatattttataaATCTTAATAAACATTGATCTAAATTGCAGCTCCACAAAGCAGTAATTCTAGTCTATTAATTGAAACTATGTATCTTGATCTATGTTTATACAGGTACTGTACACCTCTAAACAATGAGTTGTTGGTAAAAATGCCACTGTCTGCTGAATGTGTTAATACATGTCTGTATCCTTAATGTTTCCTGATTTTAGGTGCTGTTGTCTACTATGAATATTACGTCCCTGAAGGAGAGAGGCACGACTCAGCTgtgaagagaaacagagaggcTCTGGTCACTGAGCTGAACCTCTGGGAAGGATACCTGCAGAAGGTATGTTGGTGAGcagtgaaaacacaaagtgactcAACATCCACTGATGCAATCAAACtgtatttattacttttttcctTCCAGCTGGGTGCTGGCTCTTACCTGGCGGGACCGTCTTTCACACTGGCCgatgtggttgtttttccaGTTGTTGGTATTCTTTTTGGATTTGGGTAAGAGAAACCGAGACTGTAAGAGATGCTGCTTTCAAATGGGTCTCATGAGCTTCTGATTGTGATATGggaagtccatccatccatccatcctctatacaccgctttatccttactagggtcgcgggggatgctggagcctctcccagctgactcgggtgaaggcaggggacaccctggacaggtcgccagtctgtcggaGGGCGATATGGGAAGTCTTGTACTTGAAATAACTGGAGTTCAAGTGTATCAAACTGTATCAGAAGAGCACGGCTACTAGGaactggaaaaacaaatgttattGTCAGTGTCTAGAAGTCACCAAGGCTAACCATTTAGCATGCTACCAAGTAGGTAATGTAGGAAATACAAAAGACATAATGAAAGATGAGGCTGTTGGGAATATCTACTGACAATTTCAATATCGGAAGTCAAAACTTTCGGAAAATTTCTGCTTCCACAGTTGTGAATACAACAATTCtcagtcactgttttcatgAAGATGATAAACTGCTGCTGGCTCTAGGTAGTGGCAGTGCTCTCCCTTCCCTCTCCCTTCACTTTCCTGCTCAGGTgggtgtgtttgcatgtggCACTGGCAGAGAGGTTGCAGCCAAGCTAATCAGTGGGAGCTGGCACATGAGCAGATGGGAGTGACCAAGCCAACTACCTCTCTGTCCATAAAGACAGACACTACACACCACTCAACTGTCAAACAGTCTACAATTAGTTCTGAGTCTCTATTCAAGTCTAGctccctttgctttgattcctgcCAATCCTTTCTGGACTCCTCATACCTCCACCCGGATTTCCTACTCCAAGCCTCTGACATCTGAATCCACGTCTGTATTCTGGATCCACCACCAATCCTACTCACCCCTCCAGCCCTAACTCTAAACCTTACCCTCACCATGACCTCCTCCTGGCTGAGCTGATTCAAAGCACTGCACCACCACCCTCACAAGCCACGGCGATGCCACACGCATCCACTCTCCACTGTCACGGCCTCCTGTACCCCCTCTCTGTCTTAGTACTCAGCGAAGTTCCTATTAGCTTCTGAGCCAGACCTGCTAGTTGATTCCTGCCTTTTGACATCCAGTAATGTTACTAGTTTAGTAGCTGTATTCAGCTTTGACTTCCCTGCTTAGCTGCCTAGGTTTTCCATATCGAGGGTCACTTAATTCTTCTTGGTGTTCTGTTAAATTCTAGTGTTATTATTCCACCAGTATTTTGGAGCACACCCGTTTCAGCCTCTGTAGTTTTGCACTCGTGACTCCTAAGTCACTTCCGTTTGTAGTTGTATGCTATCAGTTATAGACTGTAACCCGAATCACTCCTGTTGTACAAGAAGTCTTCTTTTACATTCTATTGTTTGTCGTGTCTCTTACTCTGCACTTGAGCCTCATTAGCGGATTCTTAACAGTAACCCCATTTGAAGGCAGCGAAAAACGCAAATGAAATGAACATGTTTGCACTTCTTTGAGATCTAATCCGTAAATTACATCACAGTGTGTAGATGTTGCAGTTCAAATGTGCTACTTTCTGATCCACAGGTTGTCTGCTGAGCGTTACCCTAAACTGGGAGAGTATCACGCTCGGGTGAAGGAGAGACCCAGCGTCAAAGCCAGCTGGCCTCCTTATTTTGTGGAGGGCCAAGAAGATTGGGACACCCTGAAGGACATCTGATattcacacacttattgtgatGTTCTGGTGTGACATCTAATGCAGAGTTTTTGCTTTTGTCTACTGAAAGCTTAACTAACAGCTTGATAAATATGATACAGCTCAGATTTTCTTAAATTTTCTTGAGATtgataaagtatctatctatctatctatcttgaTTATTGTTGTTGTGAAAGAAATTGTTGGTTAATGAAAGTTCCGAATACATTAGGGAATTACAGGTGCAGATACATAGCAGCTTTTGTTGCATCCACACACTGTGTTTACAACTAACATCAATCTATGTTGACTTACATGTGCAGGCTACTATACCAAAGGTTTGTAATGCATTTAGAGTTCCTGTGAAGTCAGTGTGTGTTAATACATTCATATCAGTTAGCATTTCTTGGAGGCGCTCTGCATTCAGACCACATTAACTGATATAATTAGTGTGTAGTGTAGATTCCAATGTCACATCTCCTCCTTGTGCAAAGTGGCAAAAGTGGGTGGAGTCTTGAAGGACATGACCTTTGCGTTTATTATTTGAATCACAGAAGTAGCTTGCTCTGCACAATGGTAACTCAAATACCCTCTATTCTAATAACTTTGCATAAATGAAATTGTTCAATTTTGcatgatttttgcattttcactttCATGCACAGCCTCTTAGAGACACATCAGCCATACTGTATGTTCAACCATGTCACTGAAATAAACAGTAACACGTGTATCAGGTTTGCAGAAGTGTTTTTTATGACTGTGAACATAGACTTAAATCTTGCACACTGAAGAAGTACAGGTTTGGTCCAATTTCTGGTCCTTGTCTTTGCCCTTTCATACAATTTAAATACTGATGATTACATACTCTATGTTCAACTATGTCACTTAAACAGATGTGTATTGTGTAAAAGGTTTGTTTTGGTTCCAAGTTCTAGTCCTTGTCTTTGCCCTTCTATCCAGTTTTAATACTGATGATTACAGTAATAACTGTTATTTCATATGGAAGAGGTGAAATATCCATCATGGGGCTGACTCTGCAGATAAGAACAGAAGAAATATACAGTTTAAGGGGATCAGTTTGCATATTCGTACTTGTCATTATATGATTAGTTTCTATTTATCAAGTTCACCAGAACTTTATCTGCAGCTGCAGGTCTCACTATTAGTAACAAAGATGTTGAATTAGTGCAGCATGCAGATGATCACATGCATAAAACCCTCCCACCAGAACTTTTTTATGATGTTCAAAAACATAAACCAAATACTGgggaaaataatctaaaaatgaCTTTCCTTCAAAAACACTTTGGCTTAACAAAACAGCTCCATGATCTAGATACAttcatacactcaacaaaaatataaacgcaacacttcttttgtttttgctactattttttatgagatgaactcaaagatcttaaactttttccacatacacaatatcaccatttctctcaaatattgttcacaaatctgtctaaatctgtgatagtgagcacttctcctttgctgagataatccatcccacctcacaggtgggTACATTGTAGgcattaataaaaaatacaacaaaagcaTAAAGTTGGAGTTGAGAAAGGGTGGAAAAGGCATCAGATAAAATGCTTCATTAACTGGTTTGACTGATGCATGTAGAGAAGAACCACTTGTATGAACCAACTTGAGCTGTATCtgcttttcaaacaaaaaatgcttACATGCCAGATGAGCAAAATGAAAACTCATGCACACTCAGGAGCTGTCACATGAGACAGACTGCAAACTGATGAAGACACAGGTATGGATTTATCGTCAGTGGTGAGAATATGGAATGAAGAGAACAGTATCAGGAGGAGGATTGTCTCTGATGCACACTGATTGGTTAGTGTCTTGAAGATAACATTTTTGAAGCAGATTTTCTGTTGAACTTCTAAGAAACATGAAATGTTACTGGACAGCAGCTGAGTGTGTTATTTGAAGGTAGATCCCTGAGCAGAACCATGTGTTTTTCTTGCGATGTCTGCAGCCTTGTTTCTTTCAACAAGTTATCTTTTGATTATAAACTGTGTCAAAAACATGACCAAACTATGGATTATTTCCAAACACAGTTTACACTACTTAACTGCTCTGTTGATACTGGCAGCTGCTCAATTTCAAGAACAGAGACAAAGAAATTCTTGCCTATGTGAACGATCTgctcctttgtttgttttgaacgCCTACACTGTGAATCTTAAATGTGAAGATAACTTATGTAAGGGGTTCCACTTACATGCAGTACAAGATGGAGTAGAGACATGATTGCTTATTGTGCTCTGCAGTGCCAGagttctcctcctcccccccacCTTCACCCTTGTACGTGCAGAAGTAATTGTGCTGAGTCATTGTGACTTTTCAACTGTCAAATCTCAGGTTGCTGTGCACATGCAACAGGAAAAGAGCAAAGTGCTGCAGAAATAggttcaaataaaaaatgtgaaggAGAACAACATTCACAGGTTTCAACAGATGTGAAAATACAACTTTAATTATAAAAAAACTACATGAAATAACTGCAGCAGTGACCACCAATAAACACCTACAGTTGCagaaggaacatgacaaagttACTTTTGCTTGAACTATACTACTTACTTTTTCTACCTTATGCCTGTTTAGGTAATGTTTTTTCCTGACAAAATGATggtatttaattagataattctTCATTTAACAAATAGGCTGATAATTATTTAAAGTTTCAACAcacagaagttttttttatttaaccttgcATCAGTGCACAAtacagtcttgtttttgtgctggatttccttttgtttttttatgtgagcTGCATAACAAAGCCAAAGAGTGTAGACACAAAGCAAGAGAACTCACTCCTCCTCACATGACTTTGTCAGTGCCTGTTGATGCAAGCACCTGGAAGCAAAATAATCCACATAAAATAGTTGAATAAAGTCAACTGTGCAGGGTGGGGATTGAAATGTGCACATTCAGTAATGCATCACGCTGACCTGGGTTGGCAAAAGGAGCACCGTTTAACCTGCTTAGACTGTGGGTCGGCTATTCTCACAGATCTTTGGCAATAGCACAAAATGGGATGGGACTAAATTCCACCAATCCGGATGTGGTGGGCTGTGGCTTGGAATAAAGCCAAATTTCTCTGCATTTCAGTTCCACTCCGCATTTTGTTCACCAACCACAACGTCTTGTGTCTTCTGTCAGCTGTTGCACTTCACTCTGAAACCATGGCCAAGGACATGACTCTGCTGTGGGGCTCCGGCTCTGCTCCCTGCTGGAGGGTGATGAtcatgctggaggagaagcagctgcagggcTACAACCAAAAACTGCTCTCGTTTGAGAAAATGGAGCACAAGTCCCAGGAAGTCCTGGACATGAACCCCAGAGGTCAGGTGGGTTGAAGTCAAACTTGCCGTTTACCTAGAAACCAGTCAAATCCTCTCAAAACTTCAGTccacctattttttttttaattcattgatTTATGAACACATGCTAGATCTTACAgtaattattttagtttttaattccCCCCTGTGTGTCTTCAAGCTTCCTGCCTTCAAATGTGGGAAACATATCCTGAATGAGTCCTACGCCGCCTGCTTTTTCCTGGAGGTGAGAACTTGGCCGAGGCCTTGAACTTGGCTCGAGTTAATATTTCATGCAGCCAAGGAGTTAGTAAGTAGGAGGGCTATTCTGCTtatcagacaaacagacatcCTACACCATAGGAGAAGAAACCGAAACTTCATGCTGTTCTTCATAacagttcctttttttttctattccatCAACAGAACCAGTATAAGTCCCAGGGAACCAAGCTGATTCCCGACTCCCCCGATGCACAAGCACTGATGTACCAGCGCCTGTTTGAGGCTGTACCACTGTACCAGAAAATAGGTATGTTAACCCTGATTTGCATAACTGAAGTATTTGGCTTTCATTTTGCAAGGCaagacttctgtgctagtcctGAAAATCCTtcatcaaaaatggacaaaacagtGCAAGTTTCTCCAAATTACATCTAAACCACTTGGAATTAGTGAGTTTTTACAGACTATCCAGGTTACATAAACTCGACCTCAGGAATAGTTATGAAACTTTGCAGTTGttgcaatttagagtcatttttgGACTGAGGTGTTCAAAACACATGCTGAATGAAGTCAAGACAATACAATGAATTAAATCTATGTATCTATGAACCTAAACCCTTGTAATAGGTAGTGATGTTGAAGGGTCACATGTTAATCCCACAAACTATCAGATGCTCAGATTGGTTATTTCTTGAGGAGGGGTGGTAAACTAAGATAGATGGAATGCCAGTTCATTATAATCTATGAATGCACCACCTTAGGCTCTTATTTGAACCATTTTTGACTGTCCTCTGTGTGAAGCCGATGTTATATAATGATGTCCTGACTGAGCCCAGCCACTGCTGGTAAAAAGAAGCTAAGGCCCAAACACAATGTGGGAGTCCATGTTATGCAACATGTGCACAGATTTCTTTTATTAGCCTCATAGCCCTCATATCTAGAAAATGGTTGTTACAACTAAACATCTGTTGACATTTTCCAGTGGAGATTGTCCTTTACAACTACAGAGTCCCAGAGGGGGAGAGACATGATTCTGCTGTTCAGAGAAATAAGGAGGGTCTGACAGCTGAGCTCAAGCTGTGGGAGGGATACCTGAATAAAACGGTAAATACTTTAACACTCACACCACACACTACAGAGTGTAACCTAAGGAAGTATTTATAAGCAAGAGGCTGTAATATAATGTTACaatacagcagcagcactttgtATTAGGGTTGTTCTTTTCTTAGCAATGTTAAATTTTAATGTAAGTGCTGCTTCAAGAATCATAATGAAACTGGATGATCTGGGAGACACAAATTTAACTTTTatctgagcaagatggaggtgttttaatgaaaatgctCAACATTGATATGTTGGGCTTAGTCCAGATAACAAAAGGCCGCACCAAGACCTACACCTTGCTGTTGTTTCTTgtaattattacatttaaaaaattccaTAGGCTGCTGGACCACTTCTTTATTGGGTGCAGTGTCTGACTGTAAAcctcagtaaaatcacaaatagtttgttttatttgaattgTTATTCTGTCATTGtcacacagattaaatatgatGTGGTAATTCATGAGATTCACGGGTGCCGCTTGGTAAACTTTGTTATCTTTGGAGCCATTTTAGCCAGGCTGCCTGTTTGACTCTATTTTCTGAAGACAAGCTCATCAGAGCTTGGTGTTGATCTTCCATCAAAAGAGAGCTTTCGCTTAACATGAGACTGTATCTTTAAAAGACACTTTCACCAGTAATGGATGTGAAATATTTAAGTATTAATGCTAGCATTCTCCATAAACTCTTATGTTCTTTCTTCTAGGACTGTTGTCTGGCTGGAAAAGAATTCACACTGGCTGATGTCCTTTTTTTCccaaatgttgcttttttgttcCGCCTTGGGTAAGTGGGTTAAAGAAATGACTATTAGCTGCTTGTCAGAATgtaataataaacagtaacaattgCAAGTGTCATAAtgaattttgtgatttttttctgtaggcTAAGTAGTGAACGTTACCCTGCACTGACAAAATACTACAACGGTCTGAAGGACAGACCCAGCATCAAAGCCACCTGGCCTCCTCACTGGCAAACCACCCCTGGACCGGGCATCATGAATACCGTCTGAGATCCAAATCCTGCTCAGTGGACACACTAATGGTTCCTGTCATGATTTGATCTGTAACCACTCCTTGCATTGCactacttaaaaaaaacaaaaaacactttgcTTCTGCTATGAAAAGCAATTTtctgcaaagtgtaaaaagagGAGAAACTAAATTTTTATCCagtaaaagataaaagaatGTTCACACTAAATAACATGTATGATTGGGTCTATTTACATGTGAGAATAAAAATCTCCACTGATTCAGTTTAATGTTGGTACCACCTTCATGTTTTACTTATCCAGCTCCTATGCCCCTGATATGTACGTATGTAATGTAAGAGTTATCAGCTCACCTCTCCTAACTCAGAAacgcatatacacacacacccagtgTTGATCAGGTTTTGCACCAATTCAGTCCTGTGGTAAACTAATTAAAGTTGTCACTGTTAACAATCAGATTTCCTCTCTTTGTATGTTTTCTCACCATTTTGACTGTGGCCTCCACCTGCATTGGTTTTAAGCTGCATCTCAACTTCCAATCAATCCATCTGTGTACATGAACACTGCTTTTTAAATCacactttttcttttgtctttctgtatGCAGTATGGATACAACTTAGACATGGGGCTTCATAATAATGTTATCTTTAAGCTTTGTTTACATGATGAAATCACATATATGTGTGCTCTCGGCAGCTAAAGTTTGTGATTCAACATCATTGTGTACATGACACAACTGCACACTGGGTGGTGGGTCAGAATAGCTATGAAAACATACTGGCTTGCATACTAAAAAATGAGACCTGATGTAGAATTTCTTGCAGCCAGTCCCTCTACACTaccctagccacgctagacccatgttctgaagacgcaaggatctaggaccgctcgacagggagggaggcgggctaaaaggttgtctttcaaatcactctgcagcaattgggtaggtatacaaccaatcagcgcaacgaataggctgacgtagttcctagagcaccggcggattgtggctaagtcccattagcttcccaaccagcggagccaactggtatattaaggatttgccatatcccgtcggcataagtccaaatatgtctttcttctcaatgaaacacttcagtgccgtcctttgtttatctttcaagttgaattttagcttcaaatctttaagggctgtggccaaagccgagtcgaaagataactgttttttgtgcgccggttgtttctgtcagaatcgtcgcgcctctgtcgtcacttcgttacgcccgccttctgactctgcacttcatggtgattcgtccggccagttttaggagcatccagcctcgagccttatggagggtaactagacccaccctggcagagaattaaatttgttgccgtgggttgtctagcgtggctattCTACCTCTACACAACAAGAAATCAACATCCAGCTTGAATCAACTCAACTCAAACCAACAAAGTCTGCCAGAAATTTTGATGTCATGATCGATGACCAACTCACCTTCAAAATTTTCAAGGCTGATGTGGCTTCTGTTGCTTTGTTGTGTTGGTTTACCCTGTACAACATCATGAAGATCCGAACCTCCCTGTCTAAACATGCAGCACAACTCCTGATACAGGGTCTGGTAACATCACATATCAACTACTGCAACTCTTTACTGGCAGGCCTCCCTGCATGCACGGTCAAACCTcggcagatgatccagaatgcagcagtgCGTCTGGTTTTCTACTACCCAGAAACAGCTCATGTCACCCCACTGTTTAGAACGCTTCACTGACTTCCAGTTGCTGTCCACATAAAAGTCAAAACTCTGACGCTTGTATTGAAAACTACActgaaaacagctccctcctgCCTGAACTCTCATTCAGATCTGCACTTCTAGTCACTACACTCGGCCAACAAAAGGCACCTGATACATCCACCACAACAGGGTCAGCCGATAGCTGGACTCATCTCTGTGGTTCCCTGGTGGTGGAAtaagttaccaaactctgtttgATGTGCAGAGTacctctcagtctttaagaaagagtaaaaactcaactcttcactgaacacctttcattttgacagactgcaaaaagacaaaataaatatcGTATTGCCTCCTGCACTGCCTGTATTCACCAAGGTCCTGTCACACTtcaacttgttttatggcatcATCCAGGTGACTAGATTGTTGCTTATGTTGtgtctactctcagatgtacgtagcattggacaaaaatgtcttcCAAGTGAAATTGTGGAATTGTAGTAGAGCATCCTGGTATTTTTAACCAACTGTATGTGACATACTATTAAGTATGTACATATTAAGTATTTGCTCACCTGGTTGTCTGTGAGTGGGTAATGATGACGGCAGAGGACCACGTCTTTGCAGCCAACTACTTTATTTtctagtaaaaataaaatgcgaTCTCTCGCTAGCCGC from Acanthochromis polyacanthus isolate Apoly-LR-REF ecotype Palm Island chromosome 11, KAUST_Apoly_ChrSc, whole genome shotgun sequence includes the following:
- the LOC110970014 gene encoding glutathione S-transferase A-like isoform X1, whose amino-acid sequence is MAKDMTLLWGTGSVPCWRVMIMLEEKRLQGYDKKLLSFEKMEYKSQEVLDINPRGQLPSFKHGNIIVNESYGICFYLESQFKNQGTKLIPDDTDQQALMYQRMFEGPTFYDKVGAVVYYEYYVPEGERHDSAVKRNREALVTELNLWEGYLQKLGAGSYLAGPSFTLADVVVFPVVGILFGFGLSAERYPKLGEYHARVKERPSVKASWPPYFVEGQEDWDTLKDI
- the LOC110970014 gene encoding glutathione S-transferase A-like isoform X2, coding for MAKDMTLLWGTGSVPCWRVMIMLEEKRLQGYDKKLLSFEKMEYKSQEVLDINPRGQLPSFKHGNIIVNESYGICFYLESQFKNQGTKLIPDDTDQQALMYQRMFEGPTFYDKVGAVVYYEYYVPEGERHDSAVKRNREALVTELNLWEGYLQKLGAGSYLAGPSFTLADVVVFPVVGILFGFGVAGDAGASPS
- the LOC110970012 gene encoding glutathione S-transferase A-like, which codes for MAKDMTLLWGSGSAPCWRVMIMLEEKQLQGYNQKLLSFEKMEHKSQEVLDMNPRGQLPAFKCGKHILNESYAACFFLENQYKSQGTKLIPDSPDAQALMYQRLFEAVPLYQKIVEIVLYNYRVPEGERHDSAVQRNKEGLTAELKLWEGYLNKTDCCLAGKEFTLADVLFFPNVAFLFRLGLSSERYPALTKYYNGLKDRPSIKATWPPHWQTTPGPGIMNTV